In the genome of Cheilinus undulatus linkage group 6, ASM1832078v1, whole genome shotgun sequence, one region contains:
- the prph2b gene encoding peripherin-2b, with protein MPFMPVKFTLQKRVKLAQGLWMMYWLSVIVGILIFSLGIFFKIELRKRSEMMDNNESHLVPNLLIVVGLLSCGVNAFGGKVCHDSLDPGKYPKWKPMLKTYLLMCCGFNVLMLLTGLLCFLMQFAMYLTLAEGLKNSIKFYKDTDTPGRCFMKRTLDMTQIEFRCCGNNNYRDWFEVQWISNRYLDMSNDLVKDRVLSNVEGKYLMDSVPFSCCNPGSPRPCIQHHLTNNSAHYDYDHRTEELNIWTRGCREALFSYFSSMMSSIGILIFLKIALESADMAGLKYLTTALETMEDPENPECESEGWLLEKGVKETFADVLAKLKTLGKKNQVDEGEEAQAAT; from the exons ATGCCGTTCATGCCGGTGAAGTTTACCCTGCAGAAGCGGGTGAAGCTGGCTCAGGGCCTGTGGATGATGTACTGGCTGTCAGTCATTGTAGGGATCCTAATCTTCAGCCTTGGTATCTTTTTCAAGATCGAGCTGCGAAAAAGAAGCGAGATGATGGACAATAACGAGAGCCATTTAGTGCCCAACCTGTTGATCGTGGTTGGTTTGTTGTCCTGCGGGGTCAACGCCTTTGGAGGGAAGGTGTGCCACGACTCTCTGGACCCGGGCAAATATCCAAAATGGAAACCGATGCTGAAGACGTACCTGCTGATGTGCTGCGGCTTCAACGTGCTGATGCTGTTGACGggtttgctgtgcttcctcaTGCAGTTCGCCATGTACCTGACCCTGGCTGAGGGCCTGAAAAATAGCATCAAATTCTACAAGGATACAGACACGCCAGGACGCTGCTTCATGAAGAGGACGCTTGACATGACACAGATTGAGTTCCGCTGCTGTGGCAACAACAACTACAGGGACTGGTTCGAGGTGCAGTGGATCAGCAACCGCTACCTGGATATGAGCAACGACCTGGTCAAAGA CCGTGTCCTCAGTAACGTGGAGGGAAAGTACCTGATGGACAGTGTACCGTTCAGCTGCTGTAACCCCGGCTCCCCTCGGCCCTGCATCCAGCATCACCTGACCAACAACTCTGCCCACTACGACTACGACCACCGCACCGAGGAGCTCAACATCTGGACCCGCGGCTGCCGCGAAGCTCTCTTCTCCTACTTCAGCAGTATGATGTCCAGCATTGGAATACTAATCTTCCTCAAAATCGCCCTGGAG TCTGCAGACATGGCGGGGTTAAAGTACCTGACCACGGCCCTGGAGACGATGGAGGACCCAGAGAACCCGGAGTGTGAGAGCGAAGGCTGGCTGCTGGAGAAAGGCGTGAAGGAGACGTTCGCTGATGTGCTAGCCAAGCTGAAGACTCTGGGAAAGAAAAACCAGGTGGATGAGGGAGAAGAAGCACAGGCCGCCACCTGA